Within Acidobacteriota bacterium, the genomic segment ATCAAGTCGCGCAGCTCGACTTGATGGGCATCTCAGCCGCCGCGATCAACAGCACGTTCAGCGAGGCCGAGCGCGGCAAAGTGATGCGCCAGGCAACCAAGGGCGCGTATCGCCTGCTCTACCTTTCGCCCGAGCGGCTGGCGCGGGAGGACACCACGGGCTGGCTGCGGCAAGTGCCGGTGTCCCTGTTCGCCATCGACGAAGCGCACTGCATCTCGGAATGGGGCCATGAGTTCCGGCCTGACTACCGCCAACTCAGCAGCCTGCGCGCCAACTTTCCGGACTGCGCCATTGCCGCGTTCACCGCCTCGGCCACGCGCCGCGTGCGGCATGACATCATCGAGCAACTGCAACTGCGCGCGCCGGACAAGTACATCGCCAGCTTCCATCGCCCCAATCTGCGCTACCTCGTGCGCCAATGCACGTCGCGCGAACAGCCCGGCCTGCTGCGCAGCGTGCTCCAGCGGCATAGCGGCGCAAGCATCATTGTCTATGAGCCGACCATCGCGCGCGTCGAGGGCACCACGGACTGGCTGAATCAGCAGGGCATACCGACTACGTCCTACCACGGCAAGATGGGCGCGGCCACGCGGCGCGACAATCAGGAGCGCTGGATGTCCGACGAGGTCCGCGTGCTGGTGGGGACGCTGGCCTTTGGACTCGGCATCAATAAGCCCGGCGTGCGCGCCGTGGTGCATACGTCGCTGCCGAAGTCCATCGAGCAGTATTACCAGGAGGCGGGACGCGCCGGTCGCGATGGCCAACCCGCCGATTGTATTCTGCTCTGGCAGAAGCGCGACGCGGGCTTGCTTGCGCATTTCAACGAACAGATTCAGGACGCTGACGAACGTGAGCGCGCCTGGCAGCGCTATCATGAAATCCGAGACTTCGCCGAGCGTCCCCAGTGCCGCCACCGGCGCATCTGCACGCATTTTGGCGAGACGCCCAAGTGGAGCATGTGCAGCGCCTGCGACGTCTGCGGCCAGAACCCCGAGTGGCTGGTTGATGTTTATGGCATGAGCACGACGCAGAGCAAGTCGCGCAAGCGCAAGCGTGGCGCGACTGCCGCGACGACAGCGTCAGCGCCGAAGAAAGATTCACCGAGATACCCCGCCGGACCCCCTGCCGAGTTGGCCGCCAGCCAACGGTCCCAGCCTGCGGAGAGCAGCACACGCCGTCATGCCGACCGGCCCGCCACGCGTTCCGCCGATTGGCCTGCGGAGCAGCACCCGCTCGCCCCCGTTTACGCCGCCTCGCTTGAACAGTCTGCGCCCGCCGCCGAGCCGGATCACGAACTGCGCGAACACCTGCGCGCATGGCGGCGCAAGCTGGCGCACGAAAAGGGCATCCCGGCCTTCATCATCATGCACGACCGCTCGCTCGACGAAATCTGCCAGCTCCGCCCGCGCGCGCCCGCCGAACTGCTGGAAGTCTTCGGCTTCGGCGAACGCAAAGTAGCCGCCTACGGCGCACAGATCATCGCCGCGCTGGAGGAGTTTTTGAATCGGAAATAGGCGATCAGGCGTGATTCAGCTCGTGGCGGAGTACCATCAGTTAACCGGTGCGCAGCGGCAGGCAGGCGTAGGTGTGTCCGTCATTGTCAACAAACTCCACTTCAAACACTCCGTCAGCCAGTTGCTGCACCACGGTTTCAACCTGCCCGCGGAGCAATTCGTGCGCCGACTGGTCCTCCAGAAGTGCAACAACGTCGAGTAAATTCGGTGTTTGTTGAATGCACACATCAATCCCAATCAAATGGACAAGCTTCTCGTAGAAACTGAAGCGTACTGGTCAGGTGCCAGTAACTCCTAATCCCATGGATAGCTTGAAAGCCAAGCTCCCTTAGTAAGTATTCTACATTCTGGGCCTCTTGGCTGGTAAGCCCGATTGCACTACCGAAGATTTGCTGCTCTCGGTTTTTTGTTGATCTTATCAAGCGAGAGAGGTTGGTCTTATCATATCCAAAGCCGAGAAAACAGATTCTTTCAGCTGAATCAATAATTCTTCCAGCAAGTTCGAACTCCTCAGTGGGTTGGTCCTCATGAATGATCCGAATTCCCTTTGCCCCGTTGAGTACTCTCTGATCGCTATGGTCCGCGTTGTATGCGAATTCGTCCTTACCCATTCCAGGCAAGTCCCATAACTTTCCATGAAGATGAACGATAGGAATGGATTGCAGGGCGGCCGCACAATCCTCACAGGACTTCTGATACTTGTTCATAAGCGCCGTTAGCAAAAACTGTTCAAGACTTCGATCGTAGTTGAAGGTCAAAACAGCGATCTGATTTTCTTGGAATAATTCAAATGAACTGTTCAGTTTTCCAAACAGGTAGCGGTACCAATTGTCAGCATCCTCTTTGAACAAAACAGGAATCTGTTCGTGGGGAATCAATCGATACGCGATTGCAGCTTTTCCAATCTCAAGGAAGTCAGTCCTGTGCTCCAGAAAGGCGTCCACAGATTGCGCCGCGGAATACTTCAATTCACGGCGAAACTTATGAATCATCTCTCCCGGGAAGTTGCATCCGAGCAGCTTCTGATAAAAATTTTGATCTGGGTTGGACTCCGTATCAAACATGGATTTCGTCAATTCCCAACCCGAAGGGAAACCATACGTCCTACTTGCACCAGCTCCGAGAACGAGGACCAATTTACGAGAGATCATAAACTCGCCGACCGTTTGCCGTGATGGGCACTGTGACTGATTCTAACAACACACAATCCCATGGTGAGTTACATTCCAGCAATTTGTATTGAGGCTAATAAATGTTCGAGTTGCCCCACCGCGTCCTGCGGGCGGGCGGTGGTGCGCAGCTTCAACATGCCCGTTGGGGTGAATTGCGCGGCGGGATTCTTGCGCAGATAGTCCATTAGGCGCGTGGGGTCGGCGGCGGAGTCGGGTTGGAACTGGATGGCCAGCGTGTCGCGTTTGCGCTCGATGGAGACGATGCGCAGCGGTTCGGCCAGCAGCTTCAGTGTGGCGTAAAAAAGCAGGTTCTTGGCCGGCTCGGGCGCGGCGCCGTAACGGTCGGTGAGTTCCTGCTCGATCGACTGCTTCTCTTCAGCAGTGCGCAGCGAGCTGAGTTTTTTGTACATGCGCAGGCGCTGGTGCTCCTCGGGAATGTAGGCGGGCGGGATGCGGATGTCCAGGCCCAGGTTGATGGTAGTGGTCAGCTTCGGCGTCTCCTTCTCGCCGCGCAGCTCGCGCACGGCGGACTCCAGCATCTGCGTGTACATCTCCAGGCCAATGGCGTTGACGTGGCCGTGCTGCTGCCCGCCGAGCAGGTTCCCTGCGCCGCGCAACTCCATGTCCAGCGCGGCCACGCGGAAGCCGGAGCCCAGGTCAGTGAACTGCCGCAGCGCGGAGAGACGCTTGCGCGCGATGGGCGTCAGCTCCTTTTCAGAGGGCACCAGCAAGTACGCATACGCCCGGCGATTCGAGCGGCCCACGCGCCCGCGCAACTGATAGAGCTCGGACAGGCCCATGCGGTCCGAGCGGTTGATGATGATGGTGTTGGCGAGGGGAATGTCGAGGCCGTTCTCGACAATGGTCGTAGCCACCAGCACATTAGTTTTGTGCTGCACAAAATCGTACATGACTTTTTCGAGATGCCGCTCGTTCATCTGCCCGTGCGCCATGCCGATGCGCGCCTCGGGGACCATCTCCTGGATGCGCGACGCCAGCGCTGGAAGCGAATCGATGCGATTGTGAACCACGTACACTTGCCCGCCACGCTCGAGTTCTTGTAGCACCGCATTCTTGATAAGCGAGTCAGTGAACGGCGCGACCACGGTCTGAATGGCCAGCCGGTCGCGCGGCGGCGTCTCGATGACGCTCATGTCGCGCAGCCCGGCCAGCGCCATGTGCAGCGTGCGCGGAATGGGCGTGGCCGAAAGCGACAGCACATCCACCGAACTGCGCATGGCCTTGATGCGCTCCTTGTGGCGCACGCCGAAACGCTGCTCTTCGTCCACGACTAACAACCCCAGATCGTGGAAGATGACATCTTTCGAGAGCAGACGGTGTGTGCCCACCACCACGTCCACCGTGCCCGCCTCCAGATCGCGCAGCACGGGCTTCTGTTGCGCGGCGGTGCGGAAGCGGCTGAGCAGCTCCACGCGAATGGGAAACGCGGCGAAGCGCTGCCGGAAGGTTTCATAGTGTTGGAAAGCCAGCACCGTGGTGGGAGTGAGGATGGCCACCTGCTTGTGATTGTGCGCCGCGCGAAACGCCGCGCGCATGGCCACTTCCGTCTTGCCGTACCCCACGTCGCCGCAGACCAGGCGATCCATGGGGTGCTCGCGGGTCATGTCGGAAGAAACATCCTTGATGGCGCGCGCCTGATCGGGCGTCTCGTCGAAATCAAACGACTCTTCAAACTCGCGCTGCCAGTGGTCATCAGGCGGATAGGCGAAGCCTTCGGCGGCCTCGCGCTCGGCGTAAAGCTTGAGCAGCTCGCCGGCCATCTCCTCCATGGATTTCTTGATGCGCGTTTTGGTCTTGCCCCAGGTGATGCCGCCCAGACGGTCGAGCGGCGGGCGCGCGACCTCGCCGGTCTTGTCATCCAGGCCCGCGCCCATGCCGTGATATTTCTGAATCAGGTCGAGCCGGGTGAGCGGGACGTAGAGCTTGTTGGCGTCCTTGTACTCGAGTTCCATGAACTCGGTGGTCACACCCTCGGAGACAATCTCCTTGAGCCCGTGGTAGCAACCGACGCCGTGATGGGCGTGAACAACGTAGTCGCCAGGGTCAAGGTCGCGCAGGTCAGAGAGAAACGCCGAGACCTGCGAGCGCGATGGCGGTGGCGGCGCCACGGCGGGCGAAGTGTCAAAAATGTCCGCATGGCCAAACAGCGCGATGCGCTCGCCGGGCAGCGTAAAGCCGTGCGCGGCGATTCCGGTGCCGAGCCAGCAGACCGGTAGTGCGATATCTTCATCGGTGAGTGACTCACCGGACGTTTTTTCGAGCAGGCGGAAGGGAACCTTCTCTTCGGTGAACAACTCGGCCAGCCGCTCGGTTTCTCCGGAGCTGCCGGTCAGGATCACGGCGCGGAACTGGCCCTCCAGCAGCTTGCGCAGCTCGGCGAAGAAGATCGGGAGATTGCCGTGGAAATTAATCGCCAGTTGCGACGCGAATGAGAAAACGGTTGCGGGCGGCGCGGGGTCAAGGCCCGAGAGGCGCACGGCGGGCTGGCCCTTTAGCTTGCCGCGCAGATCATCCCAGGTAATGTAGAAACTGCTTGGCGCGGCGATGGGGCGGGCTTTCTCAGCGTTCTCGGCAGCAGCCGCGGCGGCGGCTTCAGCGGCCTCGGCGTGCTCGGATTCGAGCATGGTCCACAGCCGCTCCATCTCGCGCTGCAACTCGGCGGGCTCATCGAGGAAATACACCGCTTCCAGGCACAGGTCACCGACAGTGTGATGCAGCGGCTGGACCAATGGCAGCAGAAATTCCCAGCCGGGGAATGGCTCGCCGGTAACGTAAGTTTCGTAGTCGAAGGCGGAAGGGCCGAGCGTGGCGGCGAGTTTTTCGAGCAGGTCCTTGAGCACTGGAAACTCGGTGAGCGGCGGCAGGTCCACGTGGTCGCGTCCGCCGACCGAGCGCTGCGTATCCACGTCGAACTCTCGCAGCGACTCGACTTCATCGCCGTTCAACTCCATGCGCACGGGGCGTCGCGCCTCGGCGGGGAAGATGTCCAGGATGCCGCCGCGCTGCGAGAACTGCCCCGGCATCTCGACCGGATCGTGGCGCGTGTAGCCGGCCGAGTCCAGATGCGCGAACAATTCCTCGAGATCAACCTGCTCGCGACGATGAATGGTGCGCGCCAGGCGCTGATAGAATTTTGGCGGCTCCACGCGGCTGGCCAGCGCGGCGATGGGCAGCACCACAATGGACGCTTCGCCGCGCGCCAGCTTGCCCAGTCCCTGCGCGCGCTTCTCGCTGATGTCGGCGTGCGGCGAGAGGCCTTGATAGGGGCGGATGTCATGCGTGGGGATGAAGACGGGCGCGGGCGCGCCGAGAAGTTTGGTCCACGCCGTCATGATGTCGAGCGTCTGCTCGGCATCGCGGTTCGATTGCGTGACGTAGAGTAGCGGCAGACCCATCTGCTGTTGCATCAGCACAGCGAGCAGCGCGCGCGCGGGCGCGACCAACCCCGTGGCGTGCAGCGGAACATCAGAGGCAGTTGGCTTGAATCCCGGCGCGGAGACGTCGAGCGCAGCCAGCAGGCGTCGGAACTCGGCGCTGCGCGCAACGTCCTGAAACAGTTTGATAAGCGGACTCTTTCGCATGGTCCTCGATCGCGCGCAAACACGAATAGGCCTCGCCAGCGCCCCGCCGCGGAAATTCCGCTGCGCGTCGCTCGCCAGACCGAAAACAATTTCACTTATATATTACAGGTTTACTCGGCCTTGCTGTGGGGTTCGGGGATTTCCAGGTCCTTGCAAATCTTGCGAGCAAGGAATTCATTGATTTCGCGGTGCCGGGGAACTGTGGAGGATTTGCGGGTTTTGCGGTTAATGTAAACGGTGTGATTTCCGCCTTCGCGGAAAACTCACAGCCATGTTTTTCCAAATGCTTCTCTAGATCGCGCCGCTTCATAGAGAAGTAATGGGAACGGACTCGCGGATTACGTCCTGGCCGCGCAACTCATCCTCGGCTAACGCCCGATTGGATTCCAGAGTCAATGCGATGGCTTCCTGAAGGTTGTCTCGAACCTCTTGGAGCGTCGCTCCCTGGGTGTTGGCGCCGGGCAACTCTTCGACAAATCCGAGGTAGCCTTCAGGAACTTTCTCGAAGACCGCGGTGAATTCAAGTTTCATGGCGAACCTTTGAAAATACTATAGCACTGGCAGTGCGGGCAGTGCGCTATAATGCCGGACATTGCGGTAGTCATCATGTGGAACGGAGGACCGTTATGAAGAAGAGAGTTTTGGCAGTGTTGATGTTGTTGGCGATGGCAGGCGGGACAGCTCAGATGGGCCGGGCGCAGCAGAATATTGATGCCACGTTGCAGAAGCTGGTGGGGGATTGGGCGCAGGACTTCGCGAAGACGCAGCCGGTGCCGAAGCCCACGCCGCAGTCGCGCGTCCACCACTGGAAGATGAACGGGTCGGGCAAGATGTCGCATTACCTGAGCACTACCGAGGCCGATGGCAAGAAGATTCAGACCGAGATGCAGACCGACGATTACTCCGGCAGGGAGTATGCCGACAACCTGCCCGGGCAGAAGAGCAAGTTCCGCATAATTGACGCGTTCACCATCCAGCAGATTCGCACCGACAAAGACGGTCAGATTCTCCGCTTCCTGGAGCGCAGCATCTCACCGGACGGCAAGACGCTGACCATCAAGCAGGTCTCCACCGACGAAAAAGGCAAAGGCGAGCACCAGATTCAGGTGTATCACAAGCAGTAAGGGAACTTGGGTTCTGGGTACGGGTTAGAGTAGTTGTTTGGCGAGTTCGACCAAGACGTGCCCCGCCGCTGCTCCACCTGCACTTTCGACAATTTTACGCAAGGAGTACAGGCATTCTCGGATTATCGAAGACTTAGGTTTAGGGGATATTACCTGCGCTTCAAGCGTTGAAAGTTCTGCATTTAGTTCTTTTCTATCTTCAT encodes:
- a CDS encoding ATP-dependent DNA helicase RecQ translates to MSAENSELLPDQLLEVLRRHWGYSSFLPLQDRIVESLLAGRDACVVMPTGGGKSLCYQLPAALRPEQTVVVISPLIALMQDQVAQLDLMGISAAAINSTFSEAERGKVMRQATKGAYRLLYLSPERLAREDTTGWLRQVPVSLFAIDEAHCISEWGHEFRPDYRQLSSLRANFPDCAIAAFTASATRRVRHDIIEQLQLRAPDKYIASFHRPNLRYLVRQCTSREQPGLLRSVLQRHSGASIIVYEPTIARVEGTTDWLNQQGIPTTSYHGKMGAATRRDNQERWMSDEVRVLVGTLAFGLGINKPGVRAVVHTSLPKSIEQYYQEAGRAGRDGQPADCILLWQKRDAGLLAHFNEQIQDADERERAWQRYHEIRDFAERPQCRHRRICTHFGETPKWSMCSACDVCGQNPEWLVDVYGMSTTQSKSRKRKRGATAATTASAPKKDSPRYPAGPPAELAASQRSQPAESSTRRHADRPATRSADWPAEQHPLAPVYAASLEQSAPAAEPDHELREHLRAWRRKLAHEKGIPAFIIMHDRSLDEICQLRPRAPAELLEVFGFGERKVAAYGAQIIAALEEFLNRK
- a CDS encoding DUF4926 domain-containing protein, whose product is MQQTPNLLDVVALLEDQSAHELLRGQVETVVQQLADGVFEVEFVDNDGHTYACLPLRTG
- the mfd gene encoding transcription-repair coupling factor, which produces MRKSPLIKLFQDVARSAEFRRLLAALDVSAPGFKPTASDVPLHATGLVAPARALLAVLMQQQMGLPLLYVTQSNRDAEQTLDIMTAWTKLLGAPAPVFIPTHDIRPYQGLSPHADISEKRAQGLGKLARGEASIVVLPIAALASRVEPPKFYQRLARTIHRREQVDLEELFAHLDSAGYTRHDPVEMPGQFSQRGGILDIFPAEARRPVRMELNGDEVESLREFDVDTQRSVGGRDHVDLPPLTEFPVLKDLLEKLAATLGPSAFDYETYVTGEPFPGWEFLLPLVQPLHHTVGDLCLEAVYFLDEPAELQREMERLWTMLESEHAEAAEAAAAAAAENAEKARPIAAPSSFYITWDDLRGKLKGQPAVRLSGLDPAPPATVFSFASQLAINFHGNLPIFFAELRKLLEGQFRAVILTGSSGETERLAELFTEEKVPFRLLEKTSGESLTDEDIALPVCWLGTGIAAHGFTLPGERIALFGHADIFDTSPAVAPPPPSRSQVSAFLSDLRDLDPGDYVVHAHHGVGCYHGLKEIVSEGVTTEFMELEYKDANKLYVPLTRLDLIQKYHGMGAGLDDKTGEVARPPLDRLGGITWGKTKTRIKKSMEEMAGELLKLYAEREAAEGFAYPPDDHWQREFEESFDFDETPDQARAIKDVSSDMTREHPMDRLVCGDVGYGKTEVAMRAAFRAAHNHKQVAILTPTTVLAFQHYETFRQRFAAFPIRVELLSRFRTAAQQKPVLRDLEAGTVDVVVGTHRLLSKDVIFHDLGLLVVDEEQRFGVRHKERIKAMRSSVDVLSLSATPIPRTLHMALAGLRDMSVIETPPRDRLAIQTVVAPFTDSLIKNAVLQELERGGQVYVVHNRIDSLPALASRIQEMVPEARIGMAHGQMNERHLEKVMYDFVQHKTNVLVATTIVENGLDIPLANTIIINRSDRMGLSELYQLRGRVGRSNRRAYAYLLVPSEKELTPIARKRLSALRQFTDLGSGFRVAALDMELRGAGNLLGGQQHGHVNAIGLEMYTQMLESAVRELRGEKETPKLTTTINLGLDIRIPPAYIPEEHQRLRMYKKLSSLRTAEEKQSIEQELTDRYGAAPEPAKNLLFYATLKLLAEPLRIVSIERKRDTLAIQFQPDSAADPTRLMDYLRKNPAAQFTPTGMLKLRTTARPQDAVGQLEHLLASIQIAGM
- a CDS encoding type II toxin-antitoxin system HicB family antitoxin, producing the protein MKLEFTAVFEKVPEGYLGFVEELPGANTQGATLQEVRDNLQEAIALTLESNRALAEDELRGQDVIRESVPITSL